GTGAACTTTTTGAAAAAAATAATCAGGAACTTCAGAAAAATAAAGACCACCAAAAAATCGTCCTCTTTACCATGGACGAAATTGAGATGCAATTACCTGTGCATATTGGTGACTATACAGATTTTTATTCCAGTAAGGAACACGCCACCAATGTTGGTAAGATGTTCAGGGACCCTGAAAATGCCCTACTCCCCAACTGGCTGCACCTTCCTGTAGGCTACCACGGACGCAGTTCCACCATCATTCCCAGTGGAACACCTATTCGAAGACCCAACGGGCAAACCCTGCCGAAAGGAGCCGATGAACCTGTATTTGGTCCGTCACGACTACTCGACTTTGAGCTGGAGATGGCATTTATCACAACAGATGCCAATGCCATGGGTGAACCTATCTCAGTGGAAGAAGCTGAAGAATATATCTTTGGATTGGTTCTATTCAACGATTGGAGCGCACGGGACTTACAAAAGTGGGAATATGTTCCGCTGGGACCATTCTTGGGGAAAAATTTCGCCTCTTCTATTTCTCCGTGGATCGTCACCCTGGACGCCCTGGAACCTTTTCGCGTTGCAAGTCCGGCCCAGGATCCTCAACCCTTGCCTTACCTGAGACAAAAGGGGGATAAAAGTTTTGACATCCACCTTGAAGTAGGTATACAAACCGAGAAAGGGCCTTTTACCTCTTTGTGCCATACTAACTTTAAATATATGTACTGGACGATGGCACAGCAATTTGCGCACCATACGATCAATGGGTGCAAGGTCAATAGTGGGGATATGATGGGGAGCGGTACCATTTCTGGCCCAACTCCGGATTCTTACGGTTCTATGCTCGAACTTTCCTGGCAGGGAACCAAGGAAGTTCCACTTGCTGATGGAAGTACTCGTAAATTCCTAAAAGACGACGATACTGTTATCATGAAGGGATATTGTTCCAACAAAGAGGTTAGGATAG
This DNA window, taken from Muriicola soli, encodes the following:
- the fahA gene encoding fumarylacetoacetase — translated: MPLKANDPSLSSWLPVPDNSDFPIQNIPFGVFLTRDDVITIGTRIGDHAIDLGALHQLGYFKDIPLTEDIFLQDTLNDFISDGKKTWRLVRNRISELFEKNNQELQKNKDHQKIVLFTMDEIEMQLPVHIGDYTDFYSSKEHATNVGKMFRDPENALLPNWLHLPVGYHGRSSTIIPSGTPIRRPNGQTLPKGADEPVFGPSRLLDFELEMAFITTDANAMGEPISVEEAEEYIFGLVLFNDWSARDLQKWEYVPLGPFLGKNFASSISPWIVTLDALEPFRVASPAQDPQPLPYLRQKGDKSFDIHLEVGIQTEKGPFTSLCHTNFKYMYWTMAQQFAHHTINGCKVNSGDMMGSGTISGPTPDSYGSMLELSWQGTKEVPLADGSTRKFLKDDDTVIMKGYCSNKEVRIGFGEVSTKILPALSL